From the genome of Muricauda sp. SCSIO 64092, one region includes:
- a CDS encoding beta strand repeat-containing protein, producing MKKVYKTPIAIGITLITFFACTKDMDIQFSFPFEIIKEHKNVATINYREPTKIQIVPERIVKDNVYRFRYTVADGDGALSYKGGEPLPENTLETCGQFEMHLEFIGTALGKCKVEFTVEDMEGLTETVHLNYDIVHNPFKIEVNSTTTALVIGKTAPVIYRSENTGKDSSVTYESLIRFKKGSGSLYKTNDIGESTFKIEPNVYFPIQEGPQFYNLVLDAAGEHTILFQTKDSNGQLKEAELSFNADIIDFTYIGAPQRNTLFVGESTNLNFEINELLDGGDVYESRYEINSGNATLKRTFGNIGEILSPGVNYPVGANAYYWELGALEAGAVDITFFAKNTSGTEKQLNITIGVSNGAFGFKATNSENFAAVNDDVPVNFLITETGPQGSPYTMIFESSSNGVLEIGGTTYAQGEPIPIERSNFIGNYKGLIRGKHDVLFTVTNVLNEVMEDDFSITFNEESFMFTAIAEDTNIYVDAGTHINFNITDGSDGATYQVYYTVSGPGKSSLTSGNAQFDAGTFYDVLNGPFSWDFNALSEGNVTYTFYVANNSGHVRHREVEFVIVPNPTDDFTFTAIGSANSETIGRQVPVNLNITETTGNSIYSMVFTTTGTGTLSYNGVNYNQGDPITVTPGNLTASYLGSTPGVHDITFTATNAVPISRSDAISITYHNVDFNLSVSGDSSLYAGTSEDFNVHLSQVQNDPSITYNVAYKIATGSVGNGEISTSSNVPITLGQPYPIDMGTTAMYFTATDIGLTIIDVTVTDSNNQSHTSQVTFDVQDIDFTFSGAPQQNEIEVGQTTNLNFNIHETVASGASYQMKYEIVSGIGNIKDGSTTQSVNTYYNVNTGNYSWEFEAIGSENVELLFTVLNTTTNVTHAQTVDITVNEPPVSDFTFTAIASSNTATVGESVPVNFNINETVGNSDYSMVYTSSGNGTLEYNGISYAQGEPITVAPGNFTAAYTGNVSAAHNITFTATNANDVPISHSDDIEITFTNIDFNLSTSGDSSLYVGNSEDFSVHLSQTQNDPNISYLVSYNIASGSVGNGEITTNANTSITMGQPYDMDKGTTTMVFNAVSVGIVYVDVTVTDSHNQSKTSRVTFDVGSIDFTFSGAPQQNTIETGKTTNLNFTINEAVTSGAAYQMKYGIVSGNGNVKDGATTQSVNTYYNVNTGNYSWEFKAANSSGSVELLFTAINTTTNVTHSQTVIITVNEPPVSDFTFRAIASANTATVGESILVHFNITETVGNSNYSMVFTTSSSATFVYNGIEYNQGQSIPVNSSNFTGTYKSSTAIEHDILFTVTNANNVPISHSDDFTITYYLLEFEFSGASQQNTIKTGESTFLNFNISETFVSGNNYEMKYEIISGDGNVKDGGLVRSVNTFFNVNTGSYSWKFEGTESGTVELLFTVLNTTTNVTRTQTIDIIVTNPPVSQFTFTAIPSANDGTVGQSVPINFNITETIGNSTYSMVFTSTGTGTLDYNGTSYNQGQPISVSPGNFTGAYTGSSSETHNITFTVTNTNNLPISSSDNVSLNYDSIDFTLSTVGDGSLFLNSQKDFYAIISQESNDNSITYRVRFSITGGSTGNGQIKTAENNTTIPLGSYRDGIVDVGSTAFLFEGTSQGTVNILVEVMDSDNRYKSSTISFTIDNVPFTFDTAAQDGSIEIGESTNIFLSVTEPTQSFTNYEVKYRITSSETAQISYNGTSINPNTYRPINTGSTPWAFTGTEEGNISVMFTVRNKNTLSIRSKTVEIEVNKIPSQFNFTAIPTLNSAKVNDCTDININLSETVGTSTYTMVFTSSESGTVHYNGTTYSQGQPITVSPGNFVICYTGTNDGLEHNLEFTITNSESLTKDKSLNIFIESINDFEFLGSTTSSSVTVNDNVGVNFTLNEIVGNSIYSVVFTTNGNGTFVYKGNTYTNGQTIPSFSTGASGGIYYPTSEGNHLIRFIASNSEGPILSRTYQRLLNVSPSDMEINFSKLSYNQSQSGFLTFDVAEAGVYTINISPRSNANGYFCSPNSTFCLPGFGSYQLNTDIQVNFNSGANVINFTTNKSTDVVYDISISDHVNTVTETFEIVVNPNILFGAMGYTRYQNSNGIITSCINNSSVYLGGVTSYSTNVRAFINNANFAVDGTTIVSYDIRYNGVTTNHNFSLTGFNSNGGTYSYKLSYGPTETGTINSRAFNNVLVLGTSKRVTIVDKHLSILPSNTDTPCGYRVSNAMTSGIFNQNYLNPGNSFQIRIHTSNGKTSNWKTMNSTVPPSYPNVFLGNF from the coding sequence ATGAAAAAAGTATATAAAACACCTATCGCCATAGGTATCACCCTAATAACATTTTTTGCCTGTACAAAGGACATGGACATCCAATTTTCATTTCCTTTTGAAATTATCAAAGAGCATAAGAACGTTGCCACCATTAATTATAGGGAACCTACCAAAATACAGATCGTTCCCGAGAGGATCGTTAAGGACAACGTGTATCGATTCAGATATACCGTTGCCGATGGAGATGGGGCCTTAAGCTATAAAGGCGGGGAACCGTTACCGGAAAACACATTGGAAACCTGCGGGCAATTTGAAATGCACCTAGAATTCATTGGAACGGCATTGGGCAAATGTAAGGTCGAGTTTACCGTAGAAGATATGGAGGGACTGACAGAGACCGTTCACCTAAATTATGACATTGTCCATAATCCCTTTAAAATTGAGGTAAATTCGACGACCACTGCACTTGTTATAGGTAAAACCGCTCCGGTAATCTATAGATCGGAGAATACCGGAAAGGACAGTTCGGTGACCTATGAATCCTTGATACGTTTCAAGAAAGGGTCAGGTAGCCTGTACAAAACCAATGATATCGGGGAATCCACCTTTAAGATCGAACCCAACGTATATTTTCCAATCCAAGAAGGCCCGCAGTTTTACAATTTGGTATTGGACGCAGCAGGCGAACATACCATCCTATTCCAAACAAAGGACTCAAACGGCCAGTTAAAAGAAGCGGAACTGAGTTTCAATGCCGATATCATTGATTTTACCTATATAGGAGCACCACAACGTAATACGCTTTTTGTGGGTGAATCCACGAACCTGAACTTTGAGATCAATGAATTGTTGGACGGCGGGGACGTATACGAAAGTAGGTATGAAATCAATTCGGGCAACGCTACACTAAAACGAACTTTTGGGAATATTGGGGAAATACTGTCACCAGGTGTTAACTATCCAGTTGGGGCAAACGCCTACTATTGGGAATTGGGGGCATTGGAAGCCGGAGCAGTGGACATCACCTTTTTTGCAAAAAACACATCTGGAACCGAAAAACAACTCAACATCACTATTGGGGTATCAAATGGGGCATTTGGGTTCAAGGCTACCAATTCCGAAAATTTTGCCGCTGTCAACGATGATGTTCCGGTCAATTTTTTAATTACGGAAACAGGTCCCCAAGGATCGCCCTATACCATGATATTTGAATCTTCATCAAATGGCGTTTTGGAAATCGGGGGAACGACCTATGCCCAGGGGGAACCTATCCCGATTGAACGATCCAATTTTATTGGAAACTACAAGGGCTTGATACGTGGAAAGCACGATGTTCTGTTTACGGTGACCAATGTGCTCAATGAGGTCATGGAAGATGATTTTTCCATAACCTTCAATGAGGAATCCTTTATGTTCACAGCAATAGCGGAAGATACCAATATTTATGTCGATGCCGGTACCCATATTAATTTCAATATTACGGATGGTAGCGACGGGGCCACCTACCAAGTGTACTACACGGTTTCCGGTCCTGGAAAATCCAGTTTGACCTCCGGGAATGCCCAATTTGATGCAGGAACCTTTTATGATGTCTTAAATGGCCCGTTTTCTTGGGATTTCAATGCCCTTTCCGAAGGGAATGTAACATATACCTTTTATGTTGCCAATAATAGTGGTCATGTCCGACATCGGGAAGTTGAGTTTGTCATTGTCCCTAACCCAACCGATGATTTCACCTTTACCGCTATTGGTTCGGCCAACAGTGAAACGATAGGTCGGCAGGTGCCTGTTAATTTGAACATCACCGAGACCACTGGGAATTCGATATATTCAATGGTATTCACAACTACGGGTACGGGGACATTGAGTTACAATGGTGTAAATTATAACCAGGGAGATCCGATAACCGTAACCCCAGGAAACCTTACCGCTTCTTATTTGGGAAGTACACCCGGTGTCCACGATATCACCTTTACGGCAACCAATGCTGTTCCAATTAGCCGTAGCGATGCCATAAGCATTACATACCACAATGTTGATTTCAATTTGTCCGTCTCTGGCGACAGCTCCCTTTATGCTGGGACATCCGAGGATTTCAATGTACACTTATCACAGGTACAGAACGACCCATCGATAACCTATAACGTTGCATATAAAATTGCTACAGGTTCCGTGGGCAATGGAGAGATAAGCACAAGCTCCAATGTTCCCATCACATTAGGGCAGCCATATCCCATTGATATGGGTACAACGGCGATGTACTTTACGGCAACGGATATTGGGCTTACCATTATAGATGTCACCGTTACCGACAGCAACAACCAGTCACATACGTCACAGGTCACTTTTGATGTGCAAGATATAGATTTCACATTTTCCGGGGCACCGCAGCAAAATGAGATCGAGGTCGGGCAGACCACAAACCTCAATTTTAATATCCATGAAACAGTGGCTTCAGGAGCTTCTTATCAAATGAAATACGAAATTGTAAGTGGTATCGGCAACATTAAGGATGGATCCACGACCCAATCGGTCAACACCTATTACAACGTGAACACGGGAAATTATTCATGGGAGTTTGAAGCTATCGGTAGCGAAAATGTAGAGCTGCTGTTTACTGTACTTAATACCACTACCAATGTCACCCATGCCCAAACGGTCGATATTACGGTCAATGAACCACCGGTAAGTGACTTTACATTTACGGCCATTGCTTCTTCCAATACGGCGACCGTGGGGGAGAGCGTGCCCGTGAACTTCAACATTAACGAGACCGTAGGAAATTCAGATTATTCCATGGTATATACTTCTTCAGGTAACGGTACTCTGGAGTACAACGGCATATCCTATGCACAGGGTGAGCCCATTACCGTTGCGCCAGGGAATTTTACGGCAGCTTATACAGGTAACGTTTCAGCAGCTCATAATATAACTTTTACGGCAACCAATGCCAATGATGTGCCCATAAGCCATAGTGATGATATTGAAATTACCTTTACCAATATTGATTTCAATCTATCGACTTCAGGGGATAGTTCATTATATGTTGGAAATTCAGAAGATTTCAGTGTTCACTTATCCCAGACACAGAATGACCCGAACATTAGTTACCTGGTTTCTTATAATATCGCTTCGGGGTCTGTTGGTAACGGTGAAATTACCACCAATGCCAATACCTCTATTACTATGGGGCAACCTTATGATATGGATAAGGGAACTACCACAATGGTATTTAATGCTGTTAGTGTCGGAATTGTTTATGTGGATGTTACTGTCACCGATAGCCACAACCAATCGAAAACATCACGAGTGACTTTTGATGTGGGAAGCATAGACTTTACCTTTAGTGGCGCACCACAGCAAAACACTATTGAAACTGGTAAGACCACCAACTTGAATTTTACCATTAATGAAGCCGTTACCTCCGGTGCTGCATACCAAATGAAATATGGGATTGTCAGCGGGAACGGTAATGTTAAGGATGGTGCGACAACCCAATCGGTAAATACCTATTATAACGTGAATACGGGCAACTATTCTTGGGAGTTCAAAGCGGCGAACAGTAGTGGATCTGTGGAGCTGCTCTTTACAGCGATCAATACGACCACAAATGTAACACACTCCCAAACAGTCATTATTACAGTAAATGAACCTCCGGTCAGTGACTTTACATTTAGAGCCATTGCATCTGCCAATACAGCGACCGTTGGGGAGAGCATACTTGTGCACTTCAATATCACTGAAACTGTTGGGAATTCAAATTATTCCATGGTGTTTACAACCAGTAGTTCAGCAACTTTTGTATATAATGGAATAGAATATAATCAAGGACAGTCTATACCTGTCAATTCGAGCAACTTTACCGGAACTTATAAAAGTAGTACTGCTATTGAACATGATATTTTATTTACAGTAACCAACGCCAATAACGTGCCAATAAGTCATAGTGATGATTTTACAATTACTTATTATTTATTGGAATTTGAGTTTTCTGGAGCTTCACAACAAAATACAATCAAAACAGGTGAATCCACATTTTTAAACTTTAACATTTCGGAAACCTTTGTCTCCGGAAACAATTACGAAATGAAGTATGAAATAATAAGTGGAGATGGCAATGTAAAAGATGGTGGACTTGTAAGGTCTGTAAATACTTTTTTCAATGTAAACACAGGTTCGTACTCATGGAAGTTTGAAGGAACTGAAAGCGGAACTGTGGAGCTGTTGTTTACTGTACTTAATACAACCACTAATGTAACTCGCACACAAACGATTGACATAATTGTTACCAATCCTCCTGTTAGTCAATTTACTTTTACTGCAATTCCTTCAGCTAATGATGGAACAGTTGGTCAAAGCGTGCCTATTAATTTCAATATTACGGAAACCATAGGTAATTCAACATATTCTATGGTGTTTACATCCACTGGAACTGGGACTTTGGACTATAATGGAACCTCTTATAACCAGGGGCAACCCATTTCCGTTAGTCCCGGGAATTTTACTGGTGCTTATACAGGTAGTTCTTCGGAAACCCATAATATTACTTTTACGGTAACGAATACCAATAATCTACCTATAAGCAGTAGTGACAATGTTTCTTTAAATTATGATAGTATAGATTTTACATTATCAACCGTTGGGGATGGGTCTTTGTTTTTGAATTCTCAAAAGGACTTTTATGCTATTATTTCTCAAGAAAGTAATGATAACTCAATAACATATAGAGTACGGTTCAGTATTACTGGTGGATCTACAGGCAATGGCCAAATTAAAACTGCTGAAAACAATACCACCATACCCCTGGGAAGTTACCGTGATGGGATAGTCGATGTTGGTTCAACAGCATTTTTATTTGAAGGAACCTCTCAGGGAACCGTCAATATACTGGTTGAAGTTATGGATTCGGACAATAGATATAAAAGCTCGACCATTTCATTTACAATAGACAATGTTCCCTTTACTTTTGATACCGCTGCACAGGACGGAAGCATTGAAATTGGTGAAAGCACTAACATTTTTCTTAGTGTAACAGAGCCAACACAAAGCTTTACCAATTATGAAGTAAAATATCGAATTACATCTTCTGAAACTGCTCAAATATCGTACAATGGAACCTCTATCAATCCAAACACTTATAGGCCGATCAATACGGGCTCAACACCTTGGGCTTTTACCGGTACAGAAGAAGGTAATATTAGTGTAATGTTTACTGTTAGAAATAAAAATACATTATCGATACGTAGTAAGACTGTTGAAATTGAAGTGAATAAAATACCATCACAATTTAACTTTACTGCCATACCCACTTTGAATAGTGCTAAAGTGAATGATTGTACCGACATCAATATTAATTTATCAGAAACCGTTGGCACTTCAACTTATACAATGGTATTTACATCATCTGAATCAGGAACTGTGCATTATAACGGAACTACTTATAGCCAAGGACAACCTATAACAGTTAGTCCAGGTAATTTTGTCATATGCTATACGGGCACGAATGATGGACTAGAGCATAACTTAGAATTTACTATAACAAATTCAGAAAGTCTAACTAAAGATAAGAGTTTGAATATTTTTATAGAATCAATTAACGATTTTGAGTTTTTAGGTTCTACAACCAGCTCAAGTGTAACAGTCAATGATAATGTTGGTGTAAATTTCACTTTAAATGAAATAGTAGGAAATAGCATTTACTCAGTAGTTTTCACAACAAATGGTAACGGAACTTTTGTATATAAGGGTAACACTTATACAAATGGTCAAACAATACCTTCTTTTTCAACAGGCGCAAGTGGAGGAATCTATTATCCAACAAGTGAAGGGAATCATTTAATACGTTTTATTGCCTCAAATTCAGAGGGGCCTATATTATCCAGGACATATCAAAGACTCTTGAATGTGTCACCATCCGACATGGAAATAAATTTTTCAAAACTCTCGTACAATCAATCCCAGAGCGGCTTTCTAACTTTTGATGTTGCTGAAGCCGGAGTTTACACCATAAACATAAGCCCCCGGAGTAATGCGAATGGTTATTTTTGTAGCCCTAATTCAACTTTTTGTTTACCTGGTTTTGGATCTTATCAACTAAATACTGATATTCAGGTAAACTTCAATTCGGGAGCAAATGTCATAAATTTTACAACCAATAAATCTACTGATGTAGTATATGATATCAGCATTAGTGACCACGTCAATACAGTTACAGAAACTTTTGAAATTGTAGTGAACCCAAATATTTTGTTTGGGGCTATGGGATATACCAGATATCAAAATAGCAATGGCATAATAACCAGTTGTATTAACAACTCTTCTGTATATCTGGGAGGTGTAACAAGTTATTCAACAAATGTAAGGGCTTTTATAAATAATGCAAATTTTGCAGTAGATGGGACTACAATTGTTTCTTATGACATAAGATATAACGGTGTTACTACCAATCATAATTTCTCACTAACCGGCTTTAACAGTAACGGAGGAACTTATAGCTACAAACTTTCGTATGGTCCCACTGAGACTGGTACGATAAACAGTAGGGCTTTTAACAATGTACTGGTATTGGGAACGTCAAAAAGAGTTACCATTGTGGATAAACATCTATCAATATTACCCTCCAATACAGATACTCCGTGTGGATATAGGGTTAGCAATGCGATGACTTCAGGAATTTTTAATCAAAACTATCTGAATCCTGGTAATAGTTTCCAAATACGTATTCATACTTCCAATGGAAAAACCTCAAATTGGAAAACAATGAATTCAACGGTACCTCCCAGTTATCCGAATGTATTTTTAGGCAACTTTTAA
- a CDS encoding nucleotidyl transferase AbiEii/AbiGii toxin family protein: MPNKYLHEHPDFVDLLRILEQETKIQLQLIEKDYWIMHVLYGLKKQGLDFELKGGTSLSKGYKIIDRFSEDIDIHIKPPVHLGVNENPKNTRPKSVLSRKEYYDWLADHIKIDGIVSIERDHAFDDELYYRSGGIRLHYEAKTGSVDGVKEGILLEAGFDTVTPNAQISISSWAFDRAVTIDNITIMDNRAIDITCYHPGYTFVEKLQTIATKYRQEQNGKEARPNLMRQYYDIYCLLANKDVNDFIGTKAYHEHKRVRFPKADLDIPISENEAFLLSGPDQRNAFRKRYIATASLYYNGQPDFEDLLARIKEHIDKL, encoded by the coding sequence ATGCCCAATAAGTATCTTCATGAGCACCCAGACTTTGTTGATCTATTGCGAATTTTGGAGCAGGAAACAAAGATTCAACTTCAGCTAATTGAAAAAGATTACTGGATCATGCATGTCCTGTACGGGCTGAAAAAGCAAGGACTGGATTTTGAACTTAAAGGCGGTACCTCACTATCCAAAGGCTATAAAATCATAGATCGGTTTTCCGAGGATATTGATATACATATCAAACCGCCCGTCCATTTGGGGGTCAATGAAAACCCCAAGAATACCAGGCCCAAAAGTGTACTGTCCCGCAAAGAATACTACGATTGGCTTGCTGACCATATTAAAATAGATGGCATTGTTTCCATTGAAAGGGACCATGCCTTTGATGACGAGCTCTATTACCGTAGCGGTGGTATTCGTCTACACTATGAAGCTAAAACAGGTTCTGTTGATGGTGTAAAGGAAGGGATCTTGCTTGAAGCGGGATTTGATACCGTTACCCCAAATGCACAAATTTCAATAAGTTCATGGGCATTTGACAGGGCCGTCACGATAGATAACATAACCATTATGGACAATCGTGCTATTGATATTACCTGTTACCATCCTGGCTATACATTTGTGGAAAAGTTACAGACCATAGCCACAAAATACAGACAGGAACAAAACGGAAAAGAGGCACGCCCGAATTTGATGCGCCAATATTATGATATATATTGTTTATTGGCCAACAAAGATGTAAATGATTTTATTGGTACTAAAGCCTATCACGAACATAAAAGGGTACGTTTTCCCAAAGCAGATCTGGATATTCCCATTTCAGAAAACGAAGCATTTTTATTGAGTGGCCCAGATCAGAGAAATGCATTTAGAAAAAGATATATTGCCACGGCTTCGCTGTACTATAACGGTCAACCTGATTTTGAAGATCTATTGGCACGGATCAAAGAGCATATAGATAAATTGTAA
- a CDS encoding Arm DNA-binding domain-containing protein has translation MQTIHTFSVLFWLKLANKKDSKAPLYARVTVNGRRAEISLKRKVTVSEWDVSKNRLKGLGSEAKQLNNYLDGVRSRLFECYQQLKNKNKLVSSQLIKTYFLGNGENRYSISDIIEYHKEHMKDTLRWGTQKTISPPINISSFF, from the coding sequence ATGCAGACCATTCACACATTCAGTGTCCTTTTTTGGCTGAAACTAGCCAACAAAAAGGACAGCAAAGCCCCACTTTATGCACGTGTCACCGTAAACGGCAGACGTGCCGAGATTTCCCTTAAAAGGAAAGTGACCGTTTCAGAATGGGACGTTTCCAAAAACAGGTTAAAAGGTCTAGGTAGCGAAGCCAAACAGTTGAACAACTATCTTGACGGAGTACGTTCGAGACTTTTTGAATGTTATCAACAATTAAAGAACAAAAACAAATTGGTTTCCTCTCAACTTATCAAGACCTATTTTCTTGGTAACGGGGAAAACAGGTATAGCATTTCCGATATTATCGAATATCATAAAGAGCATATGAAAGATACCCTGCGATGGGGAACACAAAAAACTATTTCACCACCCATAAATATATCTTCCTTTTTCTAA
- a CDS encoding phage integrase SAM-like domain-containing protein, with protein MGNTKNYFTTHKYIFLFLKQKHRTTDIYLSELNYKFIIDFERFLRHQKDMGNNTVMKHIERLRKLVNLAHKME; from the coding sequence ATGGGGAACACAAAAAACTATTTCACCACCCATAAATATATCTTCCTTTTTCTAAAACAAAAACACAGGACTACAGACATATATCTTTCCGAACTCAATTATAAGTTTATCATAGATTTTGAGCGTTTTTTACGCCATCAAAAGGATATGGGGAACAATACCGTCATGAAACATATAGAACGGCTTAGAAAGCTTGTAAACCTAGCCCATAAGATGGAATGA